The Leclercia adecarboxylata genome has a window encoding:
- a CDS encoding phospholipase D family protein encodes MKNLATWLLAATFTTAVLPAFAVEPSVQVGYSPEGSARVLVLSAIDSAKTSIRMMAYSFTAPDIMKALVAAKKRGVDVKIVVDERGNKGRASVAAMNYIANSGIPLRTDSDFPIQHDKVIIVDNVTVETGSFNFSKAAETKNSENAVVIWNMPKLAESFLEHWQDRWNRGRDYRSSY; translated from the coding sequence GGCCGCAACTTTTACAACTGCTGTGCTGCCCGCCTTTGCCGTGGAACCATCTGTTCAGGTCGGCTACTCGCCTGAAGGGAGCGCCCGCGTTCTCGTGCTGAGCGCCATAGATTCCGCAAAAACCTCTATACGGATGATGGCCTACTCCTTTACGGCCCCGGATATTATGAAAGCGCTGGTAGCAGCAAAAAAGCGTGGGGTTGATGTGAAAATCGTGGTTGATGAAAGGGGCAATAAAGGCCGTGCCAGCGTTGCGGCCATGAACTACATAGCCAACAGCGGTATTCCTTTGCGTACAGACAGTGATTTTCCTATCCAGCATGACAAGGTGATCATCGTAGACAATGTGACCGTTGAAACCGGCAGCTTTAATTTCAGCAAAGCGGCCGAAACGAAAAACTCAGAGAACGCGGTGGTGATCTGGAACATGCCTAAGCTGGCTGAATCATTCCTCGAACACTGGCAAGACCGCTGGAATCGCGGGCGCGATTACCGTTCTTCTTACTAA
- the vapB gene encoding type II toxin-antitoxin system VapB family antitoxin yields the protein MRKVSIFVNGNNRAIRIPRDMDFEGVSELEIQREGESLILKPVRPSWSSFAEVDKADSDYLTDRDDVLGSTPEGQN from the coding sequence ATGCGTAAAGTTTCTATTTTTGTTAATGGTAATAATCGTGCGATCAGAATACCCCGCGATATGGACTTTGAGGGCGTTAGCGAGCTGGAAATCCAGAGGGAAGGGGAGTCACTTATCCTCAAGCCCGTGAGGCCCAGCTGGAGTTCGTTTGCTGAAGTAGATAAAGCCGATTCAGATTACCTGACGGATCGTGATGATGTGCTGGGTAGTACACCCGAAGGCCAAAATTAA
- a CDS encoding DUF6710 family protein: MVQADKRKLDKLKFDQVINLARRLPHPAIHDLLRALILPIQADYLLAVGTEGQDARPDMNEREFFFSKIIWAMDYTHMKSLRLAAEDFPLALATAKILPWPWSESRYRSALADIGSAKGNPWVQDINHSVILWMPWRIGFVHGGNHSIASGILAGEGDVIPDTVYDMRYLLDIISTDGYYWYMSGKICERVTDYRTAAFFEIGRLL; encoded by the coding sequence ATGGTGCAGGCAGATAAACGAAAGCTGGATAAGCTGAAGTTCGACCAGGTAATTAATCTGGCGCGCAGACTGCCGCACCCGGCGATCCATGACTTACTGCGCGCGCTGATACTGCCTATTCAGGCCGATTATTTGCTGGCCGTTGGCACGGAAGGCCAGGACGCGCGCCCGGACATGAACGAACGCGAGTTCTTCTTTAGTAAAATCATCTGGGCGATGGATTACACGCACATGAAATCACTCAGGCTTGCTGCTGAAGATTTCCCCCTGGCGCTTGCGACGGCCAAGATCCTTCCGTGGCCGTGGAGCGAATCACGGTACAGGAGTGCTTTAGCCGATATAGGCAGCGCTAAGGGCAATCCGTGGGTACAGGACATTAATCACAGTGTTATTTTGTGGATGCCCTGGCGGATAGGCTTTGTACATGGAGGGAACCATTCTATTGCCAGCGGCATTCTGGCTGGTGAGGGCGACGTGATACCGGATACAGTTTATGATATGCGGTATCTGCTCGATATTATCAGCACTGACGGGTACTACTGGTACATGAGCGGAAAGATCTGCGAGAGAGTTACTGACTATCGTACAGCCGCCTTTTTCGAAATCGGCCGCCTTCTTTAG